The Bradyrhizobium betae genomic interval CCGGCGATCTCAACGGCCCGCGTGCCGACAAGGAATGGGCGGCCGTGCCGGCACCGAAGCCGATACAGGCGAAAGCGAAATAGCGCGCGGCTTCAGGGCGTGCGCAGCGCCCGCTGCAGCTCGGCAAGCGCCTCCGCGAGTTGCTCGCGATGCGCGATGTCGTCCTTGGGGAGGGCCGCGACGCTGCCCGCGAGCTCGCGCAGGATGCCGGCGAGCAGGCCGAAATTGAGGTGCAGGTGCACCGATTTGCGTTCATCGGCCGCGCCCGGATGCTGCAGCACCAGCGCAACGCCGCTGCCGTCGAGACGCGCCTCGAACCGGGATGAATGCTCGAACGTGCCGACATAGAACTTGTCGGGATATTCGAGCGCGATCTCTGCCTTGTCGGGAACCGGCTTGGACATGTCAGCCTCGTCAATATTCGCCATTGTGGCCGGGAATGAGCCGAGCCGCCTTGCGATAGGTCAGAGGCGGATCCGCTGCGAATTTGATCCGGATCAAAGCCAGGCCGCCGCTGCTGCGATCTGATGGTCAAACGCGTCAAGCTTCGCGTTCCCGGTCAAGTGCGAGTGCGTCGGCGATGGATGTCCTTTCCACCCTCCCCGAAACGGATTCAGATTCAGACGACCTCGCCATCCCTCCCGCGGATGAGGCCGCGGCGCGCTGCGCGCAACTGCTTCGCGATGCCGGCCTCCGGCCCACGCGTCATCGTCTGGCGCTCGCCCGGATGCTGCTGCTCGGCGATCACCGTCATGTCACCGCGGAAGGCCTCTATGACGAGGCGATGGCCGCCAATCTGCGGCTGTCGCTTGCGACCGTCTACAACACGCTGAACCAGTTCACCGAGGCTGGTCTGCTGCGCCGGATCGCCGCCGACGGGATCAAGTCGTTCTTCGACACCGATACATCGGTGCATCCGCACTTCTATCTGGAAGGTGAGGATGTGCTGGTCGATGTCGCCGGCGGGCTCGCCTTCACCAAGGTGCCGGCCCCGCTTCCCGGCCACGAGATCACGCGGCTCGACGTCATCGTCCATCTGCGGCGAAAGCGCCTGATGTAGCCGGGACATGACGGTCGTCTACCGCAACCCCGCGCGCCGGAACCCCTCCAGATAGTGCTCGCGATCGGCATCATTGGCCCACGGCAGCTGCGTCGCGATCCAGTGCAGCGAGATGTTGGGCTGGGTGCGACGGAGTTCGCCCAGCGCCGTCTCCGCGAGCAGGCTGTCGCCGGTCATGCCGGCGGACACCGCCAGCACGCGATAGCCGCCGGTGAGGTCGCCGCGGTGGCGGATCGCCTCGCGCGCCAGCGCGATCGCGTCGTGGTAGCGCTGCTCGGTGAAGCGCGCATAGCCGGCGATGCCGTGATAGATCGCCAGCGACGGATCGCGGGGTGAGAGCCGGATCGCCCGTTGCGCCGCCTCGAACGATTCTCCGGATCGTCCGGCATAGGACAGCGCCAGCGCGTAATAGCCCTGCGCCAGCGAGAAATTCGGGTTGAGCGCGAGTGCCTGCTCGAACTCGGAGAGCGCGTCCGCAAGCCTGCGCGTCGAAAAGCAGACGCTGCCGAGCGCGGCATGCGCCCAGGCATCCTCATGGTCGCAGCGCACTGCGGCGAGCGCGGCG includes:
- the irr gene encoding Fur family transcriptional regulator Irr; the encoded protein is MDVLSTLPETDSDSDDLAIPPADEAAARCAQLLRDAGLRPTRHRLALARMLLLGDHRHVTAEGLYDEAMAANLRLSLATVYNTLNQFTEAGLLRRIAADGIKSFFDTDTSVHPHFYLEGEDVLVDVAGGLAFTKVPAPLPGHEITRLDVIVHLRRKRLM